The window GAGTATCAATACTACAATCAGCTCTTAAAAGGAGATGGAGGCGCACTGAAAAGAGCGTTGTATAAGTCTATGGGATTTACGGATTCAGCTCTGGAAAAGCCGCTGATTGCCATTGTCAATACATACACCAATGCAACGCCGGGCCATTTCAACATAAATGAAATGTGTGAACAGGTGAAAAAAGGAATTGAATCCGGAGGGGGTACAGCTATGGTGTTCGGCAGCATTGCCCCATGTGACGGCATAGCGGAAGGCCATGATGGGATGCGGTACATTTTGCCATCCAGGGACTTAATAACCGCCTCCGTTGAATGCATGGTAAGGGCCCATAAATTTGATGGACTGGTATTGCTTGGTTCCTGCGATAAAATTGTACCGGGGCTGCTGATGGCTGCTGCAAGACTGGATATTCCTTCTGTTTTTTGTAATAGCGGCCCCATGATGCCTGCAGTATATAAGGATAAGCATTATGACGGAAATATTGTAACAGAAGCAATTGGCTGGAAACAACGGGGAGAAATCACACAGGAGGAGTTCCGGGAAATAGAGAACCTGGCGGAGCCCTGTGTTGGTTCCTGTGCCATGTTAGGGACTGCAAATACCATGGGCTGTATGGCGGAAGCATTGGGAATGAGTTTGCCGGGAAGTGCGGCGGTACCTGCAATTCACTCCAAGCGCATGCAGATTGCATACACCACCGGAGAAGCAGTTGTTGAGCTGGTTGTAAAAAATATAACAGCCCGTAAGATCATTACAAAAGATTCCATATATAATGCCATGGCCGTTTTAATGGGAATCGGCGGATCGACCAATGCCATTATGCATTTACAGGCCATACACAAGGAAGCAGGATTAGGGGAATTGCCTCTGACTTTATTTGATGAATTAAGCAGAAGAATCCCCCAAATAGCATCGGTTTATCCTGCGTCTCCCTACGATATGGTGGATTTTTATGAAGCTGGAGGTGTGCCGTCGGTCATGAAGGAATTGGAGCCTCTGCTTCGTTTGGAATGCCTGAATATTACCGGTCATACCATGAAGGAATCTTTAAAGCAGCTGGGTTTTTCTAAACGAAGGGAAGTAATCAGATCCATCAGTGACCCCTTTCATTTAACAGGAGGAGTTGCAGTCTTAAGTGGAAATCTTGCTCCCCTTGGGGCCGTTGTAAAACCTGCGGCCATGCCGGGCCATTTGATGAGAATAGAGGGGAAGGCACGGGTATTCCAGAGTGAACAGGAAGCGTGCCACGCCATATTAGATGGACTGGTGGAAAAAAATACCATAGTGGTTCTGCGATATGAAGGCCCCAAAGGAGGCCCTGGTATGCCGGAAATGTATCGTCCTATGAAATGTCTGGAAGGCATGAATTTGTCAGACAGCTGTGCATTGGTAACAGACGGAAGGTTTTCCGGATCCAACAGGGGCTGCTTTGTAGGCCATATATCGCCGGAAGCCTACGAAGGAGGAACCCTTGCCCTGGTGGAGAATGGCGATATCATCCGAATTGATATAGATAACAGAGAAATCTCTTTATTAGTGGAAGACGCCGTATTAAATGAAAGAAAAAGACATTGGATCCGCCCGGAAAAAGAAATTTCGGACGGATACTTAAATACTTATAAAAAAATCAGCCAGTCAGCGGCACAAGGCGCAGTGGTGGGATAGGAGCAGGGTATGATAGAATGGAAAAATGATGATGAATTATTTGAATTAATGAGGCGTGAAATGTATTCAGCCGTAATCGGTGATATTTTAGATAAGATGGGCTATTTTCATCAGTTTCTGCCCCAGAAGATACAGCCGGTCAATACCAGAATGGTAGTGGCGGGGCGTGCAATGACGGTGTTGGAGGCCGATGCGTTTGAAGAACTTTCCTATGGACAGAATCCCCTTATGAAGAAACCTTTTGGACTGATGCTGGAGGCGTTAGATGATTTAAAAAAGAATGAAGTATATATCTGTACCGGTTCTTCACCTTCTTACGCTCTGGTGGGTGAACTGATGTGTACCA of the Lacrimispora indolis DSM 755 genome contains:
- the ilvD gene encoding dihydroxy-acid dehydratase, whose amino-acid sequence is MEEYQYYNQLLKGDGGALKRALYKSMGFTDSALEKPLIAIVNTYTNATPGHFNINEMCEQVKKGIESGGGTAMVFGSIAPCDGIAEGHDGMRYILPSRDLITASVECMVRAHKFDGLVLLGSCDKIVPGLLMAAARLDIPSVFCNSGPMMPAVYKDKHYDGNIVTEAIGWKQRGEITQEEFREIENLAEPCVGSCAMLGTANTMGCMAEALGMSLPGSAAVPAIHSKRMQIAYTTGEAVVELVVKNITARKIITKDSIYNAMAVLMGIGGSTNAIMHLQAIHKEAGLGELPLTLFDELSRRIPQIASVYPASPYDMVDFYEAGGVPSVMKELEPLLRLECLNITGHTMKESLKQLGFSKRREVIRSISDPFHLTGGVAVLSGNLAPLGAVVKPAAMPGHLMRIEGKARVFQSEQEACHAILDGLVEKNTIVVLRYEGPKGGPGMPEMYRPMKCLEGMNLSDSCALVTDGRFSGSNRGCFVGHISPEAYEGGTLALVENGDIIRIDIDNREISLLVEDAVLNERKRHWIRPEKEISDGYLNTYKKISQSAAQGAVVG